From the genome of Fimbriimonadia bacterium:
AAGGTGCGCAACCTCTCGGGCCGAACGGCTGCCGAGCACACCGCCGAGATCACGCTGTATGACAGTTCTGGGCAAGTGGTAGGTAAGACGCCGCTCGCAACCGGCAAGACGAAGGAGATTTCGGCTGGCGAGGAAGCCCTCATTCGCATGTCAGCACCCGTGCCCGTGCCGCGCAAATGGTCAGCCGAGGAGCCATATCTTCACAATCTCGTGTTGACACTGAAGGACTCTACCGGCAACGTCGTTCACACCACGAGGACCAACTTCGGTTTTCGAGTGGTGGAGATACGAGACTCCCAGCTCCTGATCAACGGTGCGTCGGTCAAGCTGCGCGGTGTCAACCGACACGAACACGACCCGGACAGCGGCCGCTACGTGAGCAGGGAGCGGATGCTGCAAGACATCCTGCTGATGAAGCGTCACAACATCAACACCGTGCGCACCAGCCACTACCCTAACGACGAGAAGTGGTATGACCTGTGCGACCGCTACGGCATTTACCTGATAGACGAGGCCAACGTCGAGTCGCACGGCATGGGTTACGATCTGAACAAGACGCTGGGTAACAAGCCGGAATGGGAGACTGCTCACCTGGACCGCACACGGAGAATGGTAGAGCGGGACAAGAACCACCCATCGGTGATCATATGGTCGCTTGGCAACGAGGCTGGCAGCGGTGTGAACTTCGAAGCCACTTCGAATCTGGTGCGCCAGCTGGACACGACGCGACCGGTGCACTATGAGCGCATGAACTCGGTGGCGGACATTGATAGCGTGATGTACCCCTCTGTCGAATGGCTGGCACAAGTGGGCAAGGAGAAGTCACCTAAGCCGTTCATCATGTGCGAGTATGCACATGCCATGGGCAACGCGTGCGGCAACCTGCAGGAGTATTGGAACGTGATTGACGCCCATCCGCGGTTGATCGGCGGTTGCATATGGGATTGGGTGGATCAGGCGCTGCGTAAGTACACGGACGAGCCTCCTGGAGCCGACGGCAAGCGCAGGTGGTACTACGCCTACGGCGGTGACTACGACGACAAACCGAACGACGGAAACTTTTGCTGCAATGGTGTCATCCCCCCGGACCGCCAGGTCACTCCGAAGTTGCTGGAAGTCAAGAAAGTGTATCAACCCATCGGCATCTCGGCAGTAGATGTGGGCGCCGGGAAGTTGAGGGTACGGAACAAGCATTCCTTCACCAACCTGGACGTCTATGACATCGAGTGGGTGATGACCGAGGACGGGGTAGAGGTCGGCAGGGGATTGCTGGTACCCGTTAACGTACCTCCGGGGGCAGAGTCCGATCTCAACATCTCACTGCCTGCTAGGCGAGGCGCGCCCGGCAGCGAGGCGTTCCTTAGCGTCCGCTTTCTGCTGCGAGACGACACATTGTGGGCCGATAAGGGACACGTAGTTGCGTCGGAACAGTTCGAGCTTGGTGCGTTGCAGACACCGACCACTCGGCCCCTTCCCGCACAACCGCTCGAAGTGAAGGAGGCAAGCGGGATCCTGCAGCTTCGTGGCTCGGGCTTCACTGCCGAGTTCGACCTGCGGAAGGGCATGTTCACCAGACTGCTCGTGGATGGGCGCGACGTTTTCTCTCAGCCAAGTCCCAAGCTCAGCGTGATGCGTGCGCTCACCGACAACGATGTGTGGTTCCGCGGGGCTTTGTACGATAGCGGCCTGACACAGATGTCGTATCGTGCCCGCAGCGTGTCATGGGGACGACTAGGTGATACTGCCATACGCATCCGGGCGGAAGTCGAGTGCATGGGCTTCAAGGGCTCGGGCTTTCTGCATGAGTGTACCTATACCGCGCTGTCCGATGGGACCATCGTCATGGACAACGACGTGCGGCCCCTCGGCACACTACCACCGCTGCCCCGTCTCGGCCTGGAGTTCCGGTTTACTACATCGTTGGATCAGTTTTCGTGGCTAGGACGGGGACCTCATGAGAGCTATCCGGACAGGAAAAGGAGCGCCGACGTAGGTGTGTATTCCGGCACGGTGATGGAACAGTTCACCGAGTACGTGCGCCCGCAAGATAACGGAAGCAAGCAAGACGTGCGGTGGGCGGTGCTCTCTCGTCCGGACGGGAGCTCTCTGCTGATCCAGCCGGAAGAACCCATGGCAGTCGCCGTCTCTCGCTTCGCGTCGGACGACTTGGAGAACGCACGACACCGTCCGGGAGAAAACAAGCGCTATCACCGCCTCATTCCCCGGGACGAGGTGATCCTGTGGGTGGATTACGCGCAGATGGGTTTGGGGGGTGCTAGCTGCGGTCCGCCGCCCA
Proteins encoded in this window:
- a CDS encoding DUF4981 domain-containing protein translates to MTLQLPDWEDPQIVGRNKEAPRATAYPFADLRAAVEGRHEVSPFVRSLNGDWKFRWVGKPADRPVGFEQPGYDDSKWGTIPVPACWEMHGYGIPIYTNVRYPHPANPPYIAHEYNPVGSYRTTFSVPPDWSGRRVFVRFGGVYSAFYLWLNGKQVGYSEESKTPAEFDITSYVTAGENLLTVEVYRWCDGSYLEDQDMFRFGGIFRDVWLIAMPQVHIRDFFATSSFDANYRDATLDVTVKVRNLSGRTAAEHTAEITLYDSSGQVVGKTPLATGKTKEISAGEEALIRMSAPVPVPRKWSAEEPYLHNLVLTLKDSTGNVVHTTRTNFGFRVVEIRDSQLLINGASVKLRGVNRHEHDPDSGRYVSRERMLQDILLMKRHNINTVRTSHYPNDEKWYDLCDRYGIYLIDEANVESHGMGYDLNKTLGNKPEWETAHLDRTRRMVERDKNHPSVIIWSLGNEAGSGVNFEATSNLVRQLDTTRPVHYERMNSVADIDSVMYPSVEWLAQVGKEKSPKPFIMCEYAHAMGNACGNLQEYWNVIDAHPRLIGGCIWDWVDQALRKYTDEPPGADGKRRWYYAYGGDYDDKPNDGNFCCNGVIPPDRQVTPKLLEVKKVYQPIGISAVDVGAGKLRVRNKHSFTNLDVYDIEWVMTEDGVEVGRGLLVPVNVPPGAESDLNISLPARRGAPGSEAFLSVRFLLRDDTLWADKGHVVASEQFELGALQTPTTRPLPAQPLEVKEASGILQLRGSGFTAEFDLRKGMFTRLLVDGRDVFSQPSPKLSVMRALTDNDVWFRGALYDSGLTQMSYRARSVSWGRLGDTAIRIRAEVECMGFKGSGFLHECTYTALSDGTIVMDNDVRPLGTLPPLPRLGLEFRFTTSLDQFSWLGRGPHESYPDRKRSADVGVYSGTVMEQFTEYVRPQDNGSKQDVRWAVLSRPDGSSLLIQPEEPMAVAVSRFASDDLENARHRPGENKRYHRLIPRDEVILWVDYAQMGLGGASCGPPPMSKYTLRAQPSHFRVTLRPFAGDARMLPPVAAVPVVTRDQKGVVSMSCATPGASLRYTLDGTTPTASSPIFRSPFAHPKAAELHVQAVGERLLASPLTRVVLGEIVSTEEIGGAALRVVSVDSEEPDEGAAVHAIDGDPATYWHTAWSGDAPAHPHEITLDIGVEQSLVGLAYLPRQGGNPNGRIAEYEVYVSRDGQSWGPPVATGRFPNVDEMQRVFFSAPATARFLRLRALSEVNGNRWTSVAELSVLKIADR